The following proteins come from a genomic window of Winogradskyella sp. PC-19:
- a CDS encoding L-histidine N(alpha)-methyltransferase, translated as MTDTFAKDVLAGLTAKEKHLSSKYFYDDNGSRIFQEIMNMPEYYLTDAEFEILSMQSKQIIEALKFSKPFNIIELGAGDGFKTFKLLENLVNNKINFKYVPIDISQEAMDILTKRLKERLPDLNIKPQVGDYFEILKVNRESVYPSLLLFLGSNIGNYQNDKAIELLKLFNDNMKDGDKLLIGMDLKKNPVIIHNAYYDKHGITKRFNLNLLLRINRELDADFKVDDFDFYCHYNPDNGEVKSYIVSLREQKVNIKKLNRIIDFGYHELIWTELSKKYSLQDIRLLAEKTKFKLNHNFLDCKHFFTDSLWEK; from the coding sequence ATGACTGATACATTCGCAAAAGATGTGCTTGCTGGACTTACGGCAAAAGAAAAGCACTTATCTTCAAAATATTTTTACGACGATAACGGAAGCCGCATTTTTCAAGAAATAATGAATATGCCAGAATATTATCTCACCGATGCTGAGTTTGAGATTCTGTCAATGCAATCCAAACAAATTATAGAGGCTCTTAAGTTTTCAAAACCATTTAATATAATAGAATTAGGTGCAGGAGATGGTTTTAAGACATTCAAACTATTAGAAAATTTAGTAAATAATAAGATAAATTTTAAATATGTACCTATAGATATTTCGCAAGAAGCTATGGATATTTTAACTAAGCGACTTAAAGAACGTCTTCCAGATTTAAATATTAAACCACAAGTCGGTGATTATTTTGAAATCCTAAAAGTCAATAGAGAAAGTGTTTATCCTAGCTTATTATTGTTTTTAGGATCTAACATTGGTAACTACCAAAACGATAAGGCTATAGAACTTCTTAAATTGTTTAATGACAATATGAAAGATGGAGATAAGCTTCTTATAGGGATGGATTTAAAGAAAAATCCAGTAATCATTCATAATGCTTATTATGATAAACACGGTATAACCAAACGCTTTAATCTCAATTTATTACTTCGTATTAATCGAGAATTAGATGCAGATTTCAAGGTAGATGATTTTGACTTCTACTGTCATTATAATCCTGACAATGGAGAAGTAAAAAGCTATATTGTTAGTCTAAGAGAGCAGAAAGTTAATATCAAAAAGCTTAATAGAATTATCGATTTTGGTTACCATGAATTGATATGGACTGAGCTTTCTAAAAAGTATAGTTTGCAAGATATTAGGCTATTAGCAGAAAAAACAAAATTTAAACTCAACCATAATTTTTTAGATTGCAAACATTTCTTCACAGATAGTCTCTGGGAGAAGTAA